From a region of the Streptomyces sp. NBC_01454 genome:
- a CDS encoding phosphoribosyltransferase, producing the protein MGERHDGTSKETKRVVWTGEWVAGRLGVSLSGGDELPELLGLALRRNPKRAHLLVSNVLGKHVPQRPDVVHGAGVGLGRRVRQLLGEEAAARSVVLGYAETATGLGHSVADGLASAPYLHSTRRPVAGVAPVGGFEEEHSHATSHLLLPEDPALLAGDGPLVLVDDEFSTGTTVLNTIRALHARFPRERYVVVALVDMRSPEDRGRLEKCAAELGARVDLVALAAGGVRLPDEVLSRGQELVARHEALAAPALAAGPDPMPGAGPAPAVRIDLGWPAGLPDGGRHGFTPAHRERLEAHLPAMADRLARHLDGARRVLVLGNEELMYAPLRIAGALEARVTAPDGDPAPAPADGTGAGVFFSTTTRSPVLAVDDPGYAIRTRLSFPAHDGPADGPGERYAYNVAPGSAPERRFDAVVAVVDSPGDRPELHAEGGLLHRLAAHTDRLLLAVVPSYPPQPEAGPMPLPEPLRGPAFSSYGADEVGWLLQDLSGLTLEAPTEEREEAIQRGGAHYAESLPVEYQPSEEYQALFHSALDASAGRIARAVGTVTETVLAERGPRPVLVSLARAGTPVGVLMRRWARHAHGLELPHYAVSIVRGRGIDTTALRWLADRHDPADVVFVDGWTGKGAITRELAEALEDFPGFDPRIVVLADPGGCVETYGTRDDFLIPSACLNSTVSGLISRTVLRDDLVGPDDFHGAKFYRELAGADLSGTFLDAVAARFDEVAGEVAAEVKELAAADRTPTWEGWEAVRRISEEYGIHDVNLVKPGVGETTRVLLRRVPWKILARRGAGADLAHVRLLAEQRGVPVEEVDQLPYTCVGLIHPRFTRGATGADGTAVAS; encoded by the coding sequence ATGGGTGAACGGCATGACGGTACGAGCAAGGAGACAAAGCGCGTGGTCTGGACAGGGGAATGGGTCGCCGGTCGGCTCGGGGTCTCGCTGAGCGGCGGGGACGAGCTGCCCGAGCTGCTGGGGCTGGCGCTGCGGCGCAACCCCAAGCGGGCTCATCTGCTCGTGTCGAACGTGCTCGGCAAGCATGTGCCGCAGCGGCCGGACGTGGTCCACGGGGCCGGCGTCGGGCTGGGGCGACGGGTGCGGCAGCTGCTGGGCGAGGAGGCCGCCGCCCGCTCCGTCGTCCTGGGCTACGCCGAGACCGCCACCGGCCTGGGGCATTCGGTGGCCGACGGCCTGGCGTCGGCGCCGTATCTGCACTCCACCCGGCGGCCGGTGGCGGGCGTCGCACCGGTGGGCGGGTTCGAGGAGGAGCACAGCCACGCCACCTCGCATCTGCTGCTCCCCGAGGACCCCGCGCTGCTGGCCGGGGACGGACCGCTGGTCCTCGTCGACGACGAGTTCTCCACCGGCACGACCGTGCTGAACACCATCAGGGCGCTGCACGCGCGCTTCCCGCGCGAGCGGTACGTGGTCGTCGCCCTGGTCGACATGCGCTCCCCGGAGGACCGCGGCCGGCTGGAGAAGTGCGCGGCGGAGCTGGGTGCCCGCGTCGATCTCGTGGCGCTGGCCGCGGGCGGCGTCCGCCTCCCCGACGAGGTGCTCTCCCGCGGCCAGGAACTCGTCGCCCGGCACGAGGCCCTCGCGGCCCCGGCCCTGGCGGCCGGCCCGGACCCGATGCCCGGCGCCGGCCCCGCCCCCGCCGTACGGATAGACCTCGGCTGGCCCGCCGGTCTGCCGGACGGCGGGCGGCACGGCTTCACCCCCGCGCACCGCGAGCGGCTCGAGGCCCACCTGCCCGCCATGGCGGACCGGCTCGCGCGGCATCTGGACGGTGCGCGCCGCGTCCTCGTCCTCGGCAACGAGGAGCTGATGTACGCGCCGCTGCGGATCGCCGGGGCGCTGGAAGCACGGGTCACCGCGCCGGACGGCGACCCCGCCCCGGCACCCGCCGACGGCACCGGCGCGGGCGTCTTCTTCTCCACCACCACCCGCTCGCCGGTGCTCGCCGTCGACGACCCCGGATACGCGATCCGCACCCGGCTGTCCTTCCCCGCCCACGACGGGCCGGCCGACGGGCCGGGGGAGCGGTACGCCTACAACGTGGCGCCCGGCTCCGCACCGGAACGCCGCTTCGATGCGGTCGTCGCCGTCGTGGACTCACCCGGCGACCGCCCCGAGCTGCACGCCGAAGGCGGACTGCTGCACCGTCTCGCCGCGCACACCGACCGGCTGCTGCTCGCCGTCGTTCCCTCGTACCCGCCGCAACCGGAAGCCGGACCCATGCCCCTCCCCGAGCCGCTGCGCGGCCCCGCCTTCTCCTCCTACGGGGCCGACGAGGTCGGCTGGCTGCTGCAGGACCTCTCCGGCCTCACCCTGGAAGCGCCGACCGAGGAACGCGAGGAGGCGATCCAGCGCGGCGGCGCCCACTACGCGGAGTCGCTGCCGGTCGAATACCAGCCGAGCGAGGAGTACCAGGCGCTGTTCCACAGCGCACTTGACGCCTCGGCGGGCCGGATCGCGCGCGCCGTCGGGACCGTCACCGAGACCGTGCTCGCCGAACGCGGCCCGCGCCCCGTACTGGTCTCGCTGGCCCGGGCCGGCACCCCCGTCGGGGTGCTGATGCGCCGCTGGGCCCGGCACGCCCACGGGCTGGAGCTGCCGCACTACGCCGTCTCGATCGTCCGCGGCCGGGGCATCGACACCACGGCACTGCGCTGGCTGGCCGACCGGCACGATCCGGCGGACGTCGTCTTCGTGGACGGCTGGACCGGTAAGGGCGCCATCACCCGCGAACTCGCCGAGGCGCTGGAGGACTTCCCGGGCTTCGACCCGCGCATCGTGGTGCTCGCCGACCCCGGCGGCTGCGTCGAGACCTACGGCACCCGCGACGACTTCCTCATCCCGTCCGCCTGCCTCAACTCCACCGTCTCCGGCCTCATATCGCGCACCGTCCTGCGCGACGACCTGGTGGGCCCGGACGACTTCCACGGCGCGAAGTTCTACCGCGAGCTGGCCGGCGCCGATCTGTCGGGCACGTTCCTGGACGCGGTCGCCGCGCGCTTCGACGAGGTCGCCGGGGAGGTCGCCGCGGAGGTGAAGGAGCTGGCCGCCGCCGACCGGACACCCACCTGGGAGGGCTGGGAGGCCGTCCGGCGGATCAGCGAGGAGTACGGCATCCACGACGTCAATCTGGTCAAACCCGGTGTCGGGGAGACCACCCGCGTCCTGCTGCGCCGGGTCCCCTGGAAGATCCTGGCCCGGCGCGGCGCCGGGGCCGACCTCGCCCATGTGCGTCTCCTGGCGGAACAGCGGGGCGTCCCCGTCGAAGAGGTCGACCAGCTGCCCTACACCTGTGTGGGGTTGATCCACCCCCGCTTCACCCGCGGCGCCACCGGAGCCGACGGCACGGCGGTGGCCTCCTGA
- a CDS encoding bifunctional 4-hydroxy-2-oxoglutarate aldolase/2-dehydro-3-deoxy-phosphogluconate aldolase — translation MDLSEALRTERLVAIIRGRDAEASFRTVMALAEAGLPLIEISLSGQDALTVIRRARAELGDAAWLGAGTVQTAADARRAAEAGANLIVTPGLGAGLEESVRQGLPTLAGVLTPSEVIAADAMGVSALKLFPASMGGPAYLEALRGPFPDPAFVPVGGVDAATAQAYFDAGAVAVGVGSPLIGDAADGGDLDELRKRAAEFQAVCAG, via the coding sequence ATGGACCTCAGCGAAGCGCTCCGGACCGAGCGGCTGGTAGCGATCATCCGGGGCAGGGATGCGGAAGCGTCCTTCCGCACGGTCATGGCGCTTGCGGAGGCAGGCCTTCCGCTGATCGAGATCTCGCTCAGCGGACAGGACGCCCTCACCGTCATCCGACGGGCCCGCGCCGAGCTCGGCGACGCGGCCTGGCTCGGCGCCGGCACCGTCCAGACCGCCGCCGACGCCCGGCGCGCCGCCGAAGCCGGGGCGAACCTCATCGTCACGCCGGGTCTCGGCGCCGGCCTGGAGGAGTCCGTACGCCAGGGGCTGCCGACGCTCGCCGGGGTGCTGACGCCGTCCGAGGTGATCGCGGCCGATGCGATGGGCGTCTCGGCCCTGAAGCTGTTCCCGGCGTCGATGGGCGGGCCGGCCTATCTGGAGGCGCTCCGCGGGCCCTTCCCCGACCCGGCGTTCGTGCCGGTCGGCGGGGTGGATGCGGCCACCGCGCAGGCGTATTTCGACGCGGGGGCGGTGGCGGTGGGCGTCGGCTCACCGCTGATCGGGGACGCGGCGGACGGGGGCGACCTGGACGAGCTGCGCAAGCGCGCGGCGGAGTTCCAGGCGGTGTGCGCAGGGTGA
- a CDS encoding FadR/GntR family transcriptional regulator — translation MSRSGHATSAAGHGVHTMAVEALATRILTGTYREGDSLAAPEVMAELAVSQTVLREAIKVLTTKGILGTDTKRGTFVRSREDWNLLDADVLRWKLAAGVSSDFFADVLELRRSIEPAAAALAAERRTDDDLAALDAALRAMAASAGDPVMLVRADASFHTAMLVASNNRFYAQMHRVIVPVLVQRDREVLAAAGALAPPHAPHAAVVEAVRNRDIDGAYMAMLELLDLSAREHP, via the coding sequence ATGAGCCGTTCCGGGCATGCCACCTCCGCCGCGGGGCACGGGGTGCACACCATGGCGGTGGAGGCACTCGCCACGCGGATCCTCACGGGCACCTACCGGGAGGGCGACAGCCTGGCCGCGCCCGAGGTGATGGCGGAGCTGGCGGTGAGCCAGACCGTGCTGCGCGAGGCGATCAAGGTGCTGACCACCAAAGGGATCCTCGGCACCGACACCAAGCGCGGCACGTTCGTGCGCTCGCGGGAGGACTGGAATCTCCTGGACGCGGACGTGCTGCGGTGGAAGCTCGCGGCCGGCGTCTCCTCCGACTTCTTCGCCGACGTGCTCGAACTGCGCCGTTCCATCGAGCCCGCGGCGGCCGCGCTCGCCGCGGAGCGCCGTACCGATGACGATCTGGCGGCACTGGACGCCGCGCTGCGCGCGATGGCCGCGAGCGCCGGCGACCCGGTGATGCTGGTACGCGCCGACGCGTCCTTCCACACGGCCATGCTGGTCGCGTCGAACAACCGCTTCTACGCGCAGATGCACCGGGTGATCGTGCCGGTGCTCGTCCAGCGCGACCGGGAGGTGCTCGCCGCGGCCGGTGCGCTCGCGCCGCCGCATGCGCCCCATGCCGCGGTCGTCGAGGCCGTACGGAACAGGGACATCGACGGCGCCTATATGGCCATGCTCGAACTGCTCGATCTGTCCGCGCGGGAGCATCCCTAG
- a CDS encoding O-methyltransferase, whose product MAESKSTQITAETYDYVLAHNPPLNDAQRDIVELTHRVFPEAARMQSAQEQGPLLAFLVRLTGARQIVEVGTFTGFSALSMAQALPADGTLLACDVSEEWTAYARECWERAGVADRIQLRIAPALETLRALPDGPQFDLAYLDADKGGYIAYWEELVPRMRPGGLIAVDNVLYSGQVVDPAATGSALAIRAFNDHVAADQRMEAVLLTVADGLTLARKR is encoded by the coding sequence GTGGCCGAGTCCAAGAGCACGCAGATCACCGCGGAGACGTACGACTACGTCCTCGCGCACAATCCGCCGCTGAACGACGCCCAGCGCGACATCGTCGAGCTCACCCATCGCGTGTTCCCGGAGGCGGCGAGGATGCAGTCGGCACAGGAACAGGGGCCACTGCTGGCGTTCCTGGTGCGGCTGACCGGGGCCCGGCAGATCGTCGAGGTGGGCACGTTCACCGGCTTCTCGGCGCTGTCGATGGCCCAGGCGCTGCCCGCGGACGGCACGCTGCTCGCCTGCGACGTGTCGGAGGAGTGGACGGCATACGCGCGGGAGTGCTGGGAGCGGGCCGGCGTCGCGGACCGCATCCAGCTGCGCATCGCACCCGCGCTGGAGACCCTGCGCGCGCTGCCCGACGGCCCGCAGTTCGACCTCGCCTACCTCGACGCGGACAAGGGCGGCTACATCGCCTACTGGGAGGAGCTGGTGCCCCGCATGCGGCCGGGCGGTCTGATCGCCGTGGACAACGTCCTGTACAGCGGCCAGGTCGTCGACCCGGCGGCTACCGGCTCGGCCCTGGCGATCAGGGCGTTCAACGACCATGTCGCGGCGGACCAGCGGATGGAAGCGGTGCTGCTCACCGTGGCGGACGGCCTGACGCTGGCACGCAAGCGCTAG
- a CDS encoding GNAT family N-acetyltransferase, producing the protein MEIRSTTDEDLDVFVDTLHAAFGRFPETPAEGGGGVWWSALEMGRNLLAMTADGRPVGTAGAYSFELTLPGEILVPAAGVSAVGVLPSHRRRGVLSAMMRHQLAELRARGEFLSVLLASESPIYGRFGYGPATYTQRLTVSRHQAAFDVPRARGAAGAPATGSDTGSVELLRRAECGEILEEVYDRYRRAQPGALSRPHRWWALGAGQPPVAPAPRHVAVHRDADGVPDGYAGYSVESGTLTVDETVAADDAVFTALARFVLGHDLVTEVVFQHFPPGHPLRRQLADFRAGRVSEDTDWLWVRLLDVPRALTARGWFTDGELVLDVDDPFLGEPGRYLLTVRDGKADCVPTGREPDLSLDVRDLGSVYLGGTAPSTLVRAGHIRAHRPGAATLADALFRAERPPHCLHWF; encoded by the coding sequence ATGGAGATCCGTTCCACGACCGACGAGGATCTGGACGTCTTCGTCGACACACTCCATGCCGCGTTCGGGCGCTTCCCGGAAACCCCGGCCGAGGGCGGCGGCGGGGTCTGGTGGTCGGCGCTCGAAATGGGCCGCAACCTGCTCGCCATGACGGCGGACGGGCGGCCCGTCGGCACCGCGGGCGCCTACTCCTTTGAACTCACCCTGCCCGGTGAGATCCTCGTTCCGGCCGCCGGGGTGAGCGCTGTCGGCGTCCTGCCCTCGCACCGACGCCGCGGCGTGCTCAGCGCGATGATGCGGCATCAGCTCGCCGAGCTGCGGGCCCGAGGGGAATTCCTCTCCGTGCTGCTGGCCTCCGAGTCCCCGATCTACGGCAGGTTCGGCTATGGACCGGCGACCTACACGCAGCGGCTGACGGTGTCGCGCCACCAGGCCGCCTTCGACGTCCCCCGGGCGCGCGGAGCGGCCGGTGCCCCGGCGACCGGCTCGGACACGGGCTCGGTCGAGCTGCTGCGGCGTGCCGAGTGCGGCGAGATCCTGGAAGAGGTCTACGACCGGTACCGCCGCGCACAGCCCGGCGCGCTGTCCCGGCCGCACCGCTGGTGGGCCTTGGGCGCGGGGCAGCCCCCGGTCGCTCCGGCGCCGCGCCACGTCGCCGTCCACCGGGACGCCGACGGGGTCCCGGACGGGTACGCGGGCTACTCGGTCGAGTCCGGCACCCTGACGGTCGACGAGACAGTCGCCGCCGACGACGCCGTCTTCACGGCCCTGGCCCGGTTCGTCCTCGGACACGACCTGGTCACTGAGGTCGTGTTCCAGCATTTCCCGCCAGGGCACCCGCTGCGTCGGCAGCTCGCGGACTTCCGCGCCGGCCGGGTGAGCGAGGACACCGACTGGCTCTGGGTGCGGCTGCTGGACGTCCCGCGTGCGCTGACCGCGCGCGGCTGGTTCACGGACGGCGAGCTCGTCCTCGACGTCGACGACCCGTTCCTCGGCGAACCCGGCCGCTACCTGCTGACCGTCCGGGACGGCAAGGCCGACTGCGTCCCGACGGGCCGGGAGCCCGACCTGTCCCTGGACGTGCGCGACCTCGGCTCGGTCTACCTCGGCGGCACCGCCCCGAGCACGCTCGTACGTGCCGGACACATCCGGGCCCACCGCCCGGGCGCGGCCACCCTCGCTGACGCCCTCTTCCGCGCCGAGCGGCCCCCGCACTGCCTGCACTGGTTCTGA
- a CDS encoding HAD family hydrolase has translation MRTLVASDLDRTLIYSAAALDLTMPDAQAPRLLCVETYARAPQSYLTETAAGLLAELAAHTTFVPATTRTRAQYGRIHLPGPASEFAVCANGGHLLVRGASDPDWQRTVAERIAAHCAPLAEVRAHLAGTADPAWLRKERVAEDLFVYLVVERPLLPDTWVKDLTGWAAERGWTVSLQGRKIYAVPQPLTKSAAVAEVARRTGAAEILAAGDSLLDADLLLAADRGWRPGHGELADAGWSAPHVTALEARGVAAGEEIVRAFLRGAAAPGHTVRGGGLG, from the coding sequence ATGCGCACCCTCGTCGCCAGCGACCTCGACCGCACCCTGATCTACTCGGCCGCCGCACTGGACCTCACCATGCCCGACGCGCAGGCCCCCCGGCTCCTGTGCGTCGAGACCTACGCGCGCGCACCGCAGTCCTACCTGACCGAGACGGCCGCCGGGCTGCTCGCCGAACTCGCCGCCCACACCACCTTCGTGCCGGCCACCACCCGCACCCGCGCGCAGTACGGCCGCATTCACCTCCCGGGCCCGGCATCGGAGTTCGCCGTCTGCGCCAACGGTGGCCATCTGCTCGTACGGGGCGCGTCGGACCCGGACTGGCAGCGCACCGTCGCCGAGCGGATCGCCGCGCACTGCGCGCCGCTGGCCGAGGTCCGCGCCCATCTCGCCGGCACCGCCGACCCGGCCTGGCTGCGCAAGGAGCGGGTGGCCGAGGACCTCTTCGTCTATCTCGTCGTGGAGCGGCCGCTGCTGCCGGACACCTGGGTGAAGGACCTCACCGGCTGGGCGGCCGAGCGCGGCTGGACGGTGTCCCTCCAGGGCCGCAAGATCTATGCCGTACCGCAGCCGCTGACCAAGAGCGCCGCCGTGGCGGAGGTGGCCCGCCGCACGGGCGCCGCCGAGATCCTCGCGGCCGGTGACTCCCTGCTCGACGCCGATCTGCTGCTGGCCGCCGACCGCGGATGGCGGCCCGGACACGGCGAACTGGCGGACGCCGGCTGGTCCGCCCCCCATGTCACGGCGCTGGAGGCACGGGGCGTCGCCGCCGGCGAGGAGATCGTCCGCGCCTTCCTCCGCGGCGCCGCCGCCCCGGGACACACGGTGCGGGGAGGCGGCCTCGGCTAG
- a CDS encoding FmdB family zinc ribbon protein — protein MPRYEYRCRPCDSTFELNRPMAESSAPAVCPQGHEDTVKLLSTVSVGGSAAAPAAPAPRGGGGGCCGGGRCG, from the coding sequence ATGCCTCGTTATGAATACCGGTGCCGCCCCTGTGACAGCACCTTCGAGCTGAACCGTCCGATGGCCGAGTCCTCCGCCCCGGCGGTCTGCCCCCAGGGCCACGAAGACACCGTGAAGCTTCTCTCCACGGTCTCCGTCGGCGGTTCCGCCGCCGCTCCCGCCGCCCCCGCCCCGCGCGGTGGTGGCGGCGGCTGCTGCGGAGGCGGCCGCTGCGGCTAG
- the dgoD gene encoding galactonate dehydratase: MKISRIETFLAPPRWMFVRVETDEGVIGWGEPVVEGRAEPVRAAVDVLAEYLLGRDPARIEDHWQVMTKGGFYRGGPVLSSAVAGLDQALWDIKGKRHGVPVHQLLGGPVREKIRAYAWVGGDEPHALRDAVSAQTEAGFTAVKMNACGRMTPVATRAEVRACLLRAETVREVLGDDRDFGLDFHGRVSPANARRLLPLLADYAPMFVEEPVLGDYVHVLPDLVNASGIPLALGERLFTRREFLAPLQAGVAIVQPDISHAGGISELRRIAALAEVYGAQLAPHCPLGPVALAASLQVAFTTPNFLIQEQSLGIHYHRGAELLDYVADPEPFRFHGGSLLRTDRPGLGVEVDEAAVRAADERGHAWRNPVWRHEDGAFAEW; the protein is encoded by the coding sequence ATGAAGATCAGCCGCATCGAGACCTTCCTCGCCCCGCCGCGCTGGATGTTCGTACGGGTGGAGACCGATGAGGGCGTCATCGGCTGGGGTGAGCCGGTGGTCGAGGGGCGGGCCGAGCCGGTGCGGGCAGCGGTGGACGTGCTGGCCGAATATCTCCTGGGCCGGGATCCGGCACGTATCGAGGACCACTGGCAGGTCATGACCAAGGGCGGCTTCTACCGGGGCGGGCCCGTCCTGTCGTCCGCCGTCGCCGGCCTGGACCAGGCGCTGTGGGACATCAAGGGGAAGCGGCACGGGGTGCCCGTCCATCAGCTGCTGGGCGGTCCGGTCCGCGAGAAGATCCGCGCCTACGCCTGGGTCGGCGGCGACGAGCCGCATGCCCTGCGCGACGCGGTCAGCGCTCAGACCGAGGCCGGATTCACCGCCGTCAAGATGAACGCCTGCGGCCGGATGACGCCGGTGGCGACCCGTGCCGAGGTACGGGCGTGCCTGCTGCGCGCCGAGACCGTACGCGAAGTCCTCGGCGACGACCGGGACTTCGGCCTCGACTTCCACGGGCGGGTCTCGCCCGCCAACGCCCGCAGGCTCCTCCCCCTGCTGGCCGACTACGCGCCGATGTTCGTCGAGGAGCCCGTGCTCGGCGACTACGTGCATGTCCTCCCCGATCTCGTCAACGCTTCCGGAATTCCTCTCGCACTCGGTGAACGGCTCTTCACCCGACGGGAGTTCCTGGCTCCGCTTCAGGCCGGCGTCGCGATCGTCCAGCCCGACATCTCGCATGCGGGCGGCATCTCCGAGCTCCGCCGGATCGCCGCACTCGCCGAGGTCTACGGTGCGCAGCTCGCTCCGCACTGCCCCCTGGGTCCGGTCGCCCTGGCCGCCAGCCTCCAAGTCGCCTTCACCACCCCGAACTTCCTCATCCAGGAGCAGTCCCTCGGCATCCACTACCACCGGGGCGCCGAACTGCTGGACTACGTCGCGGATCCGGAGCCGTTCCGCTTCCACGGCGGGTCCCTGCTGCGGACCGACCGCCCGGGGCTCGGTGTGGAGGTGGACGAGGCCGCCGTACGGGCAGCGGACGAGCGGGGGCACGCGTGGCGGAACCCGGTGTGGCGCCACGAGGACGGCGCGTTCGCGGAATGGTGA